In Trichoderma asperellum chromosome 1, complete sequence, a single window of DNA contains:
- a CDS encoding uncharacterized protein (EggNog:ENOG41) — protein MEICLSEATNFEWPEIQVRNLLAIPHGVDNGLEIYDNYPQYLWNRSSATLVKTSALVRGSPPPAYTAISHLGRRREAGRRHSIPNGWKYPVPSIDKFKVGELVRDLHELQGGIEIETEYVWMDLLCLPQCEEDDEQDNNGQDFQLKLVEISRQAAIFRNAVRVIKWPHESIDLSSLIGTIMVRG, from the coding sequence ATGGAGATTTGTCTGTCAGAAGCGACAAACTTTGAATGGCCCGAGATCCAGGTGCGAAATTTACTCGCCATCCCGCACGGCGTGGATAATGGGCTCGAGATCTATGACAACTACCCCCAGTATCTCTGGAACCGTTCAAGCGCGACGCTAGTCAAGACATCAGCCCTCGTTCGCGGGAGCCCTCCGCCGGCCTATACAGCCATCAGCCATCTCGGGCGTCGCCGAGAAGCTGGCCGGCGCCACAGCATCCCAAACGGCTGGAAGTACCCCGTGCCGTCGATTGACAAGTTCAAGGTCGGGGAGCTCGTGAGAGACTTGCATGAGCTTCAGGGCGGCATCGAGATCGAGACTGAATATGTGTGGATGGATCTCTTGTGCCTGCCGCAGtgcgaggaagacgacgaacAGGACAACAACGGGCAAGATTTCCAGCTTAAGCTGGTAGAGATTTCGCGGCAGGCAGCCATTTTCCGGAACGCGGTGCGAGTGATCAAGTGGCCTCACGAGTCAATAGACCTCTCTAGCTTGATTGGAACCATCATGGTGCGTGGTTGA